Proteins co-encoded in one Anaerobaca lacustris genomic window:
- a CDS encoding ThuA domain-containing protein, protein MKSLAPLAALCLLLAGCTDRQDDSQTRSDAPNDAVKRVVIVTGIDYPGHHWQQTAPALAKVLRADARLDVTVVEDPGFLASPQLRQYDAAVLHFMDWESPDPGPAARGGLQRFVRAGKGLMIVHFGCGAFQEWDEFVKIAGRVWDPNLRGHDPHGSFDVAITDADHPITKGMASFETTDELYTCLAGETPIHILATARSKVDDLDYPIAFVLDYGKGRVFHCVLGHDVPAVENPGAAALFRRGAAWTARLAP, encoded by the coding sequence ATGAAGAGCCTCGCCCCACTCGCGGCCCTGTGCCTGCTGCTGGCCGGCTGCACCGACCGCCAGGACGACTCGCAGACCCGCAGCGACGCCCCCAACGATGCCGTCAAGCGCGTCGTCATCGTCACGGGGATCGACTATCCCGGCCACCACTGGCAGCAGACCGCCCCGGCCCTGGCCAAGGTGCTGCGGGCGGACGCCCGGCTGGACGTGACGGTCGTCGAGGACCCCGGCTTCCTGGCCTCGCCTCAGCTTCGCCAATACGATGCGGCGGTCCTGCACTTTATGGACTGGGAGAGCCCCGACCCCGGACCCGCCGCCCGAGGCGGCCTCCAGCGATTCGTCCGGGCCGGCAAGGGCCTGATGATCGTCCATTTCGGCTGCGGCGCGTTCCAGGAATGGGACGAGTTCGTCAAGATCGCCGGCCGCGTCTGGGACCCGAACTTGCGGGGCCACGACCCCCACGGCTCGTTCGACGTCGCCATCACCGACGCCGACCACCCCATCACCAAGGGCATGGCCTCGTTCGAGACGACCGACGAGTTGTACACCTGCCTGGCCGGCGAGACGCCCATCCACATACTGGCGACCGCCCGCTCGAAGGTGGACGACCTGGACTATCCGATAGCGTTCGTTCTCGATTACGGCAAGGGCCGCGTCTTCCACTGCGTCCTCGGCCACGACGTGCCCGCCGTCGAGAACCCCGGCGCCGCCGCCCTCTTCCGCCGAGGCGCCGCCTGGACCGCCCGCCTGGCCCCATAG
- a CDS encoding GIY-YIG nuclease family protein — MTAAILDAFDVASDGYSADRVVADPELNRRFTAECRQRGLEGSASELNRALLNVRKTGGLAGRPRSKQTHFADEDDYRFAAEIAVRFMERRDGISLDTIICDPEKAAQFDAVSSRIAPGYSPLQYRWAALNLRKSKRLEPELVGRIAPPIDVINVCTSEIVVDELPLSQGLYLFIAAEQLLYVGETENLRKRLKKHLEHSDNRGLARWIWEFGTESLHLEMHILADSIDTRIRRALELELIRSRRPLFNVKR, encoded by the coding sequence ATGACAGCTGCGATTTTGGACGCCTTTGACGTGGCATCAGACGGCTATTCAGCCGATCGTGTGGTTGCAGATCCGGAATTGAACCGGCGGTTCACTGCCGAGTGCCGGCAACGTGGTCTGGAGGGTTCAGCCAGCGAGTTGAACCGGGCATTACTGAATGTACGCAAGACCGGGGGGCTCGCTGGTCGACCGCGTTCGAAGCAAACACATTTCGCTGACGAGGATGACTACCGATTCGCCGCGGAGATCGCAGTGCGATTCATGGAGCGACGTGATGGGATCAGCCTTGATACCATCATCTGCGATCCGGAAAAGGCCGCTCAGTTCGATGCAGTATCCTCGCGTATTGCTCCGGGGTACAGCCCGCTTCAGTACCGTTGGGCTGCACTGAACTTGCGAAAGTCGAAACGTCTAGAGCCTGAACTTGTTGGGCGAATTGCCCCGCCAATCGATGTCATCAATGTATGCACTAGTGAGATTGTGGTAGACGAACTCCCCCTTTCTCAAGGGTTGTATTTATTTATCGCTGCGGAGCAGTTGCTCTACGTTGGCGAAACGGAGAATCTGAGGAAGAGGTTGAAGAAGCATCTGGAGCACTCAGACAACAGAGGGCTGGCACGTTGGATATGGGAGTTTGGGACCGAAAGCCTGCATCTTGAAATGCACATTCTCGCGGACAGTATTGACACGCGTATCCGAAGGGCCCTTGAACTTGAACTGATTCGCTCGCGGCGACCGCTCTTCAACGTTAAGCGATGA